AAGCAGTGCAAATagtctgtattattattattatcttctATTTTTATTGGAAAAGGATTCCATGTTTGGATTGTAGGGCACTGAAAACATATTTTGGCAGTGACAGCTGCAGTAAAAATGGCTATATTTCTTTCCCTCCATTCTGCAGTGAAGTCAGCCTGTACTGTATCTTGTTCACGTTCCGATTAATCCCCGGGGGGATTGATACAATGTTTTCTTATCTTGTCTTATCAAAATACGTTTGAGTAGAAAGCATACTGGTTTATTGGACTGGTCGCCAGCGTCTAGGAATAATACGTAACTAATACTTCTGCATGTGGCCATCTAAAATGAGAAACCTGCACTAATTAAGAAATGCATAAATCAAATGCATTCCAGACTGCTTGCGATTCTCCATCAGCTGATGGCACGGATAgcccctcccatctccccccgGTTGATCCTGAGCCTAATTGGTCCAAGCAGATTGAGAAGATAGATGGAGCATGGAATGTTTAACCATCAGCCAGACTCTTTCCACACTTCCAAAGTCAGCACCGTTTCAGAGTAAGACAGTGAAGACATTGATCGTTGAAATTTTATGGTCATCATCTTTCACCAGCCCCCAGTTTCAGAAGGAACAACCAAATAGTACCAAATAACCAGCTAGATTGATCCTGATTGGCGCAGGGGACACACCTTGGAGGCAGTTCTGTTTCCACGGGACGCCGTTTAAAAGGGTAACAGGCTAAGCAGCCTCTAGCCACGCCCCTTAGCAGGGTGCCAGGTTACAGAAGTCCAGCTCCTGAGGTTTGCGCGCTCCACTGCAGTGGTCCCTGGTCAGCAGCTTCTTGCCCGCGCTGACGCAGCGCAGCGACCGCCGCTTGAAGCCTTTCCCACAGGTTCTCGAGCAGAGGGACCAGTCCCCGATGGTCCACACCGGACACAGCTCCCCACACGCCCTGCTGGCCGCCGGCCTCTGCCCGGCCTCGCAGTCCGCGCCGGGCCTCCCGTCGGGCTTCAGACACTGCACCAGCCTCCTCTGGGTCCCGCCCTCGCAGCTGGACGAGCACGCCGCCCAGCTGCCCGACAGCCACTTGGCCAGCACGGGCCCCGCCTTGCTGTAGGAGGCGCCCTTCAGGTGGTCCTCGCCGACCGCCTTGCCGCCCTCCTCCGGCAGGACGCTGTTGGGCGAGCGGCCCTCGGTCCTCAGGCTCTTGTCCTCCTTGACCTGGCGGGCCAGGTAGAAGGAGTAGCGGATGCGCGGCGGCGTCATCTTGCCCACCGAAAGGACCTCCACGGTGAGCGCCTCCCCCAGGGGCTTCACCGCCTGCAGGGTCTCGGAGAGCCCCGACGTGCCGCTGTAGCGCACCAGGCTGTTCCTCACGAAGATGTCGCTCTCCACGGCCGAGACCACGTAGTTGCCGTTGAGCAGGTAGTCGCCGCGGGAGCTCTTCACCGCCAGGTAGTTGTCGTCGCTCACCATGCCCTTGTAGCCGCGCTGGCGGACGTCAACGTTGGCTGCGCCCACGGGCAACAGCACCACGAAGTTGTAGCCGTTACTGCGGAAGGAGCGGAGAAAAAAACGGTGTTAAAGACAGAGCCCAGAGGCCAGGcgccaaaaggttctgggtttgatcccccaaTGTCCACAATAAATCAGGAAGCATTCTTTTCTTAACTTGCTCTTGCAATTCCCCTCATTAGAAactcaaaatacaaaatacacatGGCCAGTCAGGCTAGCCTTGTTACTCACATGGGTTTGGTGAAGAGGCCTGAAACCTTCTTGCAACTTTTGTTGTCCCCGCCACAGACGCCACACTTGTTGAACTTTTTGGAGGAGCCCAGCTTGCCGTCACAGCCGGCCTTGATGCACTTACCCAGGACACACACTCCTGGAGAGTCTGGGGAGCAGGGCGTGCCATCCACCACCTGTGGTGCACAGAACCCCCGTCAAGATCCAGCAAGATTAATCTCCTGTCGAGGGCAAGTCTTGCTGAACAAATACCTTGGGATAAATTGCATTAACAACCTTGCTCCAAGGGTTTCGCTCTACATGTTGCAAGTGCTTGAATGAATATCTCTCTTTAATTATTTCAGGAATATTGGTGGCAAATGCTCTTatcataaccataaccctggaCTGTAGGCAAAGGCATGGCCGATGGATAAGTTATGTGGCACAGCTGTGAGTGAGCTTGGCACAGATATTCCTCCACGGCAATGCATCACCACGGCTGAGACTTATTATAATGATAGCTGGGACTTCTGGTGCAGCACTTTGGTCGTCTAAAGCCATTAGCCTGCAACGGCAGCATCTTGCTTGAATTTTTGGTTTCCCTAATCCCGCTGAAGGACATTGTGTGCTCTGCCCAGGGCCAGTATGACAGAGAAGATAATGATGATGGCTGGTCTCTGAGACCGCCGTTCGTGCTCTCGATCACCTCACACCCTTTTATCAGGAGGAGATAtgccccccgtcctcccccgcTTCATTCTTTCCCTCCCCACCTATTTTCAGTCACGTACGCAACCAGGGCTATTCACAAGCCTCGAAAAACCCTACGCTGTGATCCATTACCTTCATTGCCACGAAAGTGGTAATGATTTGCTGATTTGTTTTCTTTACACTTCAAATGTGTATTCAATAGCAACCCAATACAACACTTTCTTACCTACAAGTGTTAAATGAACGCTTCCTTCAAGGTAAGGGCACATTTTGTGTTGTGCCTTTGCCACAGAGCAATGGTGGAAGcactgtgtgtgtccagggcgGAGCTGACTTTGACAGAGGGCACTGGGGGGGTAGCATGTTGTGTGCTCGGAGCGACGCTGACTTTAACACAGGGCACTGGTGGAAACAGGTTGTGTGTCCGGAGCGACGCTGACCTTGGGCGACAGGACGTTGAAGTAGCCCGTGCCGTTGGCCTTGCAGATGAGCTTGCACGTGTCCTTGGGCGACACCCCAGAGTATTTCGGCACCCACACCACGGACGGCGTGCGGCGGTTGGTGTTGAGGCTGAAGCCGTTGAATGCCGCGCACTGCTCGTCGCGATAGCTCTTACCTACTCCACCCAACagcaagatggaggaggaggagtaggggggggaggaggagagagacaggggaacGTCAGAGGTGGTGGAGTTGCTTCGGGAGGGTGGTGACAGATAGAAAGTGTGTTGTGACAGCGGCAAGTACCTGTGTCCGGGCAGGGGTTTAGGTTGCAGGAGCGGTATTTCACCCGTACCCCTTGGCAGTATTTGCCGCCGTTGGAGGGGATTGGGTTGCTGCAATCTCGCTTTGACAGTTGGACGCCCCCCCCGCATGTGCGTGAGCACGACCCAAACAAGCCCCACCTTCCCCAGCGACCGTCCACCTATtgacaggaggggggagatagacAAGCAGAGGCAGGACATGAGCAAATAAGCCTTCATCTCACCTCACACGTCCTCAAAGGCACCAGAGCTGTTGGCATGCATGTGACACTTTTGACACGCTCAGAGGAGTTCTCGGAATAGAGAACTTGACATTGGAATCATCGTGTCCATCTTGATTCAAAGCtgtttgtgtttgagcgtgtgtgtgtgtgtgtgtgtgtgtgtgagtgtgtgtgtgtgtgtgtgtgtgtgtgtgtgtgtgtgtgtgtgtgtgtgtgtgtgtgtgtgtgtgtgtgtgcgtgtgtgtatgtgtgtgtgtgtgtgtgtgtgtgtgtgtgtgtgtgtgtgtgtgtgtgtgcataagacGTAGCTACCAGCATGCGTCgtctctgtttgtctttccTTTAGCTCCACGCCCAGTCCATGTCGACTGAATGTGAGGGTGCATGTGTACATGAGCAAGAGTAAGAGTGTACGCATGAGGTCAGTATTCTTGTCTTTGTGCTGTCGGTTTAGCAAGAACGTACACGTGTTGCACATTGTAAATACGTCTGGATAAGCCACCGGGGGTTGTCTGTGAAGGaacgtgtgtgcgcacgcacgcgGTGTGTACACATGCCCCGTGTCTTACCCGGACCGTGTGGACCTGTTGCTTGTCAGAGCAGACCCCCCTGATGCACACGCGTCCGTCCCCGCAGCCGGTGCCGTCGGCCCAGGGGAAGTGGCGCGTCTGGCACACCAGCTGGCCGTTGGTCTTCCCCGTGCACCACAGACGCCCGCACGGCGGCTGCATGAAGGGACAGGGCTTGGAGCCCTCGCCGAACGCCAGCTCACACTGCCGCTCCAGGCCGTAGGTGGACCCGGGCAGCCCATTGGGCAGGGCCAGGGGCTTCTGAGGCTGGTCCAGCAGGCATTCCCCTGGAGggaagagacggagagggggattCAGCCAGTGAAGTTTCAACCTTGGATAGTAAAATGACCCGTTGTCCGGAGATATGTTGGAGAAAGAGCTTGAGAGTGGGATTAGATAAGAAAAGATCAACTTTGTTATTCACAGATGTGAAATTTGGAAAGGATGTCATAACAAATTGTCCAGGCTAGCCCTAACACTTAAGGCCTGATGTAGTAAAACTAAAACAAGAGGTGAACCCACTCGCTCGAATTGGGGAACAGCAGCACAATGTAGTGTACAGCACGCCCCAGCAAACTGGATACTCTACTCGTCGAGTTAATGTCATACTGGTGCAGGTCCAGAAACAAGCTCATATGAGCAAACCATTGACAACCAGGGGCTGGGAAACATGAAAGAGCAAGATCAGAGCGCATCAAAGACTTTAGGGGATGTTTTTTCGCTCTGCGGAACTCCAACCCTCACGCCTTTCTCGAGAACAAATACTGTTTTGTAGTGGTTTTACACCAAGTAGAAGACGCTGATTGCTATCTTTTAGC
The Gadus morhua chromosome 7, gadMor3.0, whole genome shotgun sequence DNA segment above includes these coding regions:
- the adamts15a gene encoding A disintegrin and metalloproteinase with thrombospondin motifs 15a, giving the protein MFPRTAFLLCAYSVAAFFRDVHGVDREVVFPVRLGVQNDPRGGSEERCVVKIRAFQQELVLDLQQDSSFLAPSVVSAQDTVLVSTDVTPELSRCFYSGYVNKDQYSYAALSLCRGVHGAFGYQGWEYFISPLRNDSANDLESAHSVRRRVASSNSLRGANSTASRCAVETEISAEGAQSLEKYKNLKAKHNVTEGMLKRLGRAKRFASIPRYVETLVVADESMVEFHGDDLKHYLLTLMSVAARLYKHPSIQNSISIVVVKFVMINEADKGPKVSGNAAMTLRNFCTWQKKMNKNNDKHSDYWDTAILFTREDLCGASTCDTLGMADVGTMCDPKRSCSVIEDDGLPSAFTTAHELGHVLNMLHDNVKACEEAFGRLQDNHMMSPTLIQINRTSPWSPCSAAILTDFLDSGHGECLLDQPQKPLALPNGLPGSTYGLERQCELAFGEGSKPCPFMQPPCGRLWCTGKTNGQLVCQTRHFPWADGTGCGDGRVCIRGVCSDKQQVHTVRVDGRWGRWGLFGSCSRTCGGGVQLSKRDCSNPIPSNGGKYCQGVRVKYRSCNLNPCPDTGKSYRDEQCAAFNGFSLNTNRRTPSVVWVPKYSGVSPKDTCKLICKANGTGYFNVLSPKVVDGTPCSPDSPGVCVLGKCIKAGCDGKLGSSKKFNKCGVCGGDNKSCKKVSGLFTKPINGYNFVVLLPVGAANVDVRQRGYKGMVSDDNYLAVKSSRGDYLLNGNYVVSAVESDIFVRNSLVRYSGTSGLSETLQAVKPLGEALTVEVLSVGKMTPPRIRYSFYLARQVKEDKSLRTEGRSPNSVLPEEGGKAVGEDHLKGASYSKAGPVLAKWLSGSWAACSSSCEGGTQRRLVQCLKPDGRPGADCEAGQRPAASRACGELCPVWTIGDWSLCSRTCGKGFKRRSLRCVSAGKKLLTRDHCSGARKPQELDFCNLAPC